Within the Vigna angularis cultivar LongXiaoDou No.4 chromosome 10, ASM1680809v1, whole genome shotgun sequence genome, the region TGACATGTGATGTGAATGTTTTTTCCAGCATTAACCAACCTCCTTTACGGATGTTGTAGTgcgttttattttaaaatgttcgCAAATCACAGCTGATTTAAGACCTTGGACAATAATATAAGAAACTTGATATTAAGTTATATATGTGTCTGTGTGTCGTGTATTATAATGTAACGTATTGTTTCTTTACATTGCAAATGCTGTCGAGAAGGCTTGAAACGTTGGTTATTACTTAGTAGTCCTGCTCTACCTTTTTTAACTTCTGATTCCTGTTTCTTGTTGCTTTATGTCAAATGTAAAGTTCATGATGCTCAATATCCCTACTTCATACTGGCATATTTATAAGGACTTTAAAATGGTCATACAACAAAAGAACTCTGATTCATTATATTCTTATTGTTCacattttaatgataaattcTGATACTAGTCAAATTTATGCCTGACATctaattcttcttttctttctcttagaaTAATTTCACATCTACTGCCAAAAACTGAGCCACCATCCTAAATTGGTTTTACACTAAGCAAAGAGTGAGCAACCGATTATGTTCCTGCCAAGATCTGTGTATAGTTTTTTATCTGATATTACCTGGAAATAGCAACTAAAGAAAGAAATACGATTGGAAATAAGCTAACTGTTGATTTTAATGCAAGTCAGGGAGTAATGCTTATTGGATTTCTTCAGTTAGGAATTACAATCTGACGATGAATGATTGCACCAGTGTGTGAATTTTACAGTTTATGGATACTGTCATTGAATGGTTCTCTTTTTTGGATCTCAGATACATGCGTCCATGTACTTAagctttattttgttttaatatttcaaattgtttGAACAGGTTATTTCTTCTGGGCTTGGACAAGTATGGGAAAGGTGATTGGCGAAGCATATCAAGAAACTTTGTGGTGACAAGAACACCTACACAAGTTGCCAGCCATGCCCAAAAGTACTTTATTCGATTAAACTCCATGAACAAAGATAGAAGGCGATCCAGTATACACGATATCACCAGCGTTAACAACGGTGACGTTTTAGCTCCACAAGGACCAATCACCGGTCAGACGAATGGTGCTGCCACCAATTCTACTGCCAAAGCAACCAAACAAGCCACCCCGGCCTCAACCGGAGTGCCAGGAGTTGGAATATATGCTGCTCCTACCATTGGACAACCTGTAGGAGGACCCTTAGTATCTGCAGTTGGCACTCCAGTGAACCTTCCTTCACCTGCACACATGGCATACGGTGTCAGGGCTCCAGTTACCGGTGCAGTTGTATCTGGTGCACCGGTAAGCATGAGTCCTGTCACGTATCCTATGCCACATACATCTGCTCCTCACAGGTGAATTGCTGCTAAGCGGCCTTAATGTACAAAAGCAACAAGAAACTAGTGGTGGCTTCTGCAGTTGATGTATTCTTTTCTAGACAATTGCTTTTTGCTTATTATATGCAGCAATGAGTTATATGCATAATCAGTCATTTCAAATAAGCCATGTGAGGAAGCAATTGAATGTATCCGCATAGGCTGCCATGGAATGCTTGACAGCCTTGACATAGAACAACATAAACAGTACGGTTGTTTTGCAGACATTTCATTGCTGTTGTTAAACCGTGCTACAGAGGAGGGTTCTATGGATTTCAAGTGTAAATTATTGTTGCATTCTCTTGGTTTTTGCAGGAAATATAAAATGTTCAATCATCTATCTACCTTAATTTCACGTTTGTGTTGAGTTACTGCAATTGGTACAAACTGTCATATAGCATTTTCCATTGCCCATCAAaatttaacaagattaagttgATCCTTTGAGATATTTAAAAGCACTTTCAAGAAAATTTGGCAGAaggaaaatttttattttcacaggAACATGAAATtgagaaacatatttttttgcaAATGCTTTCTTATTTTGAAGACAACAAAAAGTTTACCCTTATTggtttttaaatcattttcCACAAGTGGAAGACAACTTTTCAAAAGGTTGGTTAGAGTTTTATAATGGTCCGTGATTGTCACTCAACTTTCAACTGAAAAAGTAGAAGCCAATATTAGACTTCTGTAGCACAGAAATGAGAAAAGCAAAATTTGACTTTGGTACCATTCACTGTTTAATATTCTTTCAACCATTCAATCTTAGATTGGGTGTTATATTCTAGACTGAATAATCTAGAATACACTTATGGATTCAAAAATGatactttt harbors:
- the LOC108335948 gene encoding transcription factor SRM1, whose product is MTVDEVDSSSEWSREQDKAFENALATHPEDASDRWEKIAADVPGKTIEEIKQHYELLVEDVSQIESGCVPLPSYNSSSEGSTNHASDEGAGKKGSGLGNFNSESNHGTKASRSDQERRKGIAWTEDEHRLFLLGLDKYGKGDWRSISRNFVVTRTPTQVASHAQKYFIRLNSMNKDRRRSSIHDITSVNNGDVLAPQGPITGQTNGAATNSTAKATKQATPASTGVPGVGIYAAPTIGQPVGGPLVSAVGTPVNLPSPAHMAYGVRAPVTGAVVSGAPVSMSPVTYPMPHTSAPHR